GCGCGGCGCCGGTCGAGCTGTCCGGCCGCCGCTTCACCATTCGCCGCGAGTTCGTCGACGACCTGCGGCGTCACCGGGTGACGGACGCGGCGCGCACGCTGGACGCGGCGCTGATGGTGATGCACGCCCCGCTCGACGATCATGTCGGCATCGACAACGCGACGCGGATCTTCGTCGCCGCCAAGCATCCGAAGAGCTTCGTGTCGCTGGGCGATGCGGACCACCTGCTCAGCGACCCCGCCGACGCACGCTATGCGGCGGACGTGATCGCCGCATGGGCGAGCCGGTTCGCCCTCGACGCGCTCCCCGCACGCGGAACGCCGGCGGCGGTCGAAGGCGGCGTGCGCGCGAGCGTGCTGGACGGCGCCTTCCGCACGGCGCTCGACGCGGCGGGCTTTCCGCTGACGGCGGACGAGCCGGCAGAGGTGGGCGGCGAAGGAAGCGGCCCGACCCCCTACGACTACCTCGGCGTCGCCCTCGCGAGCTGCACGCTGATGACGATGCGCCTCTACGGTGCGCGCAAGGGCTGGGTGGTGGATGCCACCGTCGACGTCACCCACGGCAAGGTCCACCGCGACGACTGCGAGGCGTGCGTGGGAAAGGAGGCGGGCAAGGACGGCAGGATCGACCGCTTCGAGCGGGTCATCCGGTTCGGCCCCGGCACCGAGACGGCGAACCGCGACCGGCTCGTCGAGATCGCCGACCGGTGCCCGGTGCATCTCACGCTGGAGCGCGGCGCCGCCATCGTGACGCGCAGCGAATGACGGCGACGTCGGACCGGGGCGGTTCGACCCGGCACTATCTCGCCACGCCCGGAGGCGCCCGTGAAGCACCCCCGGCCGCGCCTGCCGCTGCGACACCCGCGGCGTTCCGTGGAATTCGGCGTCCCTTACGAAATTGTCACACCGCGGACAGTGCGACGTAATCTGCCACTTCCTAGGTTGGGCGACGACAAGGACGGATCCCCTTCCGACAGGAGACAATGCATGGGATTGAACATCGCCACCGGTAAGCGTCGCACCGCCGCGCTTCTCGCCGGGACGTTCCTGATGGGCGCGGCCGGCGCCGCGGTGATGGACGGTGCGGGCACCACGCCGGCCCTGGCCCAGAACCTCTCCGAGCAGGTTCCGAGCGCGGTGCAGAACAACGCGCCGAGCTTCGCCGATATCGTCGACCGCGTCAGCCCCGCGGTCGTGTCGATCCAGGTCAAGAGCCGGGCCAACCCGCGGCTCTCCAATTTCCGCGGCTTCGAAGGCTCCCCGTTCGACTTCTTCGAGCAGTTCGAGGAGCGCTTCGGTCGCGGTGACCGCGACAACGACCGCCGCTTCGGTCAGCGTCCGGACCGCCGCGGCGGCCGCCAGTTCTCGATGGGGCAGGGTTCCGGCTTCCTGATCTCGGCCGACGGCTACGTCGTCACCAACGGCCACGTCGTCGACGATGCCGAGGAAGTCACCGTCATCCTCAACGACGGTGAGACGCACGAGGCCGAGGTGATCGGCGTCGACGAGAAGACCGACCTCGCGCTCGTCAAGATCGAGGGCAAGCACGACTTCCCGTTCGTCTCCTTCGCCACGCAGGAAACGCGGGTCGGCGACTGGGTGATGGCGGTCGGCAACCCGTTCGGCCTCGGCGGCTCGGTCACCGCGGGCATCGTCTCCGCGCGCGGCCGTGAGATCGGCGCCGGCCCCTACGACGACTTCCTGCAGATCGACGCGCCGATCAACCGCGGCAACTCCGGCGGTCCGACCTTCAACCTCGCCGGCAACGTGGTGGGTGTGAACACGGCCATCTACTCGCCCTCCGGCGGCTCGGTCGGCATCGGCTTCGCCATCCCCGCCTCGATCGTCGAGGACGTGATCGCGGACCTGCGGGACGACGGCAACGTCACGCGCGGCTGGCTCGGCGTGCAGATCCAGACGATCACGCCGGAGCTGGCCGAGAGCATCGGCCGCAACTCCGTCGCCGGCGCGCTGGTGACCGAGCCGCAGGACGGCAGCCCCGCCATGACCGCCGGCATCGAGCCGGGCGACGCCATCGTCGCGGTCGACGGCGAGACGGTCGACAGCCCGCGCGGCCTCGCCCGCACGATCTCGGCCAAGGAACCGGGTTCGACGGTGGCGATCACCGTGTGGCGCGACGGCAAGGAGCAGAAGGTCGACGTCGTCCTCGGCACGCTGGGCGACACGGAGACGGCCGACCGTGACCGCGGCGACGACCGCGGCCAGGGCAACGACCAGCAGGAGACGTCCGAGCTTCTGGGCATGACGCTGGTCCCGGCACGCCAGACCGGCCTCGACAGCGACGGCCTCGCCGTCATCAGCGTCGAGCCGGGCAGCGCGGCGGCCGAGGCGGGCATCCGCTCGGGCGACATCATTCTGCAGGCCAGCGGCGAAGACGTCGCCGACCAGTCCGACTTCGAGAGCGGCATGGACATGGCCCGCAGCGAGGGACGCAGCAACGTGTTCCTGCGCATCCAGTCCGGCCAGAATGCCCGCTACGTCGCGGTGCCCGTCGATGAAGAGCGCGGTTAACAAAAAGCCGCGCTCCACTAACTAACGCGTAGAATGGGGGAGCCGGGCCCGGCGTCCGGCTCCTCGACCATTTGTACGCGTGGCTCCCGGGGTCACGCCCGACCCGACCGGTGACGCCACGTGCTTCCCAGTATTCAGCAGTTCTCGTCGGAGCCGACGGGGCGGATCAGCGCCTCGCCTCCCTCCGTCCCATCCACGGCACCCTCGCGCCCGGCGGCCGTCTCCGCCGGTGCACCGAGGGGGCAGCGGGTCCCGCTGCGGCATCGATGCCGCCGGCGCGGGCACCATATTGTTGCGAGGCATTGGTCGGATGACGTTGAATTTGACCCAGACAAGAGCGGCCGATGTGCCGCCCATTCGGAGTGAAACACATTCGATGAAGGTACTGATCGTCGAGGATGATGCCGAAGCCGCGCGCTATCTCGCCCGCGGCCTGACCGAAGCCGGCCATGCCTGCGACACCGCCGGCGACGGTGAGGACGGTCTCGAGATGGCGCTCGCCTCGGACTACGATGTTCTGATCGTCGACCGCATGTTGCCCAAGCGGGACGGCCTGTCGCTGATCCAGACGCTGCGCGACAAGGACAAGCATGTGCCGATCCTCGTCCTGTCGGCGCTGGCGCAGGTCGACGATCGGGTGAAGGGGCTGCGGGCGGGCGGGGACGATTACCTCACCAAGCCCTACGCCTTCACCGAGCTGCTGGCGCGCATCGAGGCGCTGGCGCGGCGCAAGCAGACCGCCGAGTTCGAGGCGGTCTACCGTGTCGGCGATCTCGAACTCGACCGGCTGTCCCACACGGTGACGCGCGAGGGCAAGACCATCGTCCTGCAGCCGCGCGAGTTCCGCCTGCTGGAGTACCTGATGCGCCACGCCGGCCAGGTGGTTACGCGCACGATGCTGCTGGAGAACGTCTGGGACTACCATTTCGACCCGCAGACCAACGTCATCGACGTGCACATCTCGCGACTTCGCGGCAAGATCGACAAGTCGTTCAAGAGCCCGCTGGTGCATACCGTCCGGGGCGCCGGCTATGTGATCCGGGCGGACGCGGAGTAAGACGGGCCGCCGGCGCGGGCCGGCGCCGCGTCGACGCTCCGGCCGCGCGCGGCCGGAGCGGATATCGCGAGTGCGCGAGTGCGCACGGGGAGGCACTGTGACCGACACGACGGCCGAACAGGCCGCCTCCAAGCCGCGCCGTCGTCGCGCGGCCCCCCGAGCGGTGCGTCGCGCGCGGCTGATGCGCACGACCGCCTTCAAGCTGACGATCGTCTACCTGCTCGTCTTCGGCGGGTTGGCGCTCGGGCTCATCGCCTACATCTCCAACACCACCAAGGACATCATCGACCGGCAGCTCGAGGCGGCGATCGAGGGGGAGAGCGCCGAACTCGTCAACGAGTACCGCCGCACCGGTCTGTTCCGCCTGATGAACACCATCGAGCGGCGCTCCATGCGGCCCGACGCCAACCTCTACCTGATCACCGACTTCTCCGGCAATCCGATCGCCGGGAACGTCGCCGAGCTGATCTACGACCCGGCCGAGGCGCGTGTGGGCGAGGCCTTTCCGGTGCGTTACATCCGCCTCGTCCCGGCCGAGAACGCCGAGCGCAAGACGCACCGGGCGCTGGCCCGCCTGTCGGTCATCGGCGGCAACTACCGCCTGCTCGTCGGCCGCGACGTCGAGGATCGGATCGAGTTCTCGGCGATCATCAGCCGCTCCATCCGGGGGGCGATGGTGGTGGTGGCGGTGCTGGCGCTGCTGTCGTGGGCGTTCATCTCGCGCGTGGTGCTGCGCAAGGTCGACGCGGTCGGCGCCTCGACGCGGCGCATCGTCGCCGGCGACCTGGCGCGCCGCCTGCCGACGGACGGCTCGGGCGACGAGTTCGACCGCCTCGCCACCAGCGTCAATCGGATGCTGGACGAGATCGAGCGGCTGCACGCGGGCCTGCAGGAGGTCTCGCAGAACATCGCCCACGACCTGAAGACGCCGCTGACGCGCGTGCGCAACCGCCTCGACGAAATGCTGCGCCTGGAGCCGGAGGGCGCCGAGCGTGAAGCGACGCTGACCGCCACGATCGAGGAGTGCGACCAGCTCATCCGCACCTTCGACGCGCTGCTGACCATCGCGCGGGTCGAGAGTCACGCCGCCGCGGTGGAGCTGGAGCCGATCGACCTGTCCGCCGTCGTGGGCGACATGGGCGAGTTCTACGAGCCCGCGGCCGAGGATGCGGGTATGCAATTGGTCGTAGACG
This portion of the Acuticoccus sp. I52.16.1 genome encodes:
- a CDS encoding alpha/beta fold hydrolase translates to MDAFKVEGALGAELAARVDRPAGPIRAVALFAHCFTCGKDIRAAREIARRLADQGVATVRFDFTGLGGSDGEFASTHFSSNVGDLVKMADALRETIGAPRLLIGHSLGGAAVLVAAAQIPEVRAVATIAAPADAEHVTRTFAAQLDRIEEEGAAPVELSGRRFTIRREFVDDLRRHRVTDAARTLDAALMVMHAPLDDHVGIDNATRIFVAAKHPKSFVSLGDADHLLSDPADARYAADVIAAWASRFALDALPARGTPAAVEGGVRASVLDGAFRTALDAAGFPLTADEPAEVGGEGSGPTPYDYLGVALASCTLMTMRLYGARKGWVVDATVDVTHGKVHRDDCEACVGKEAGKDGRIDRFERVIRFGPGTETANRDRLVEIADRCPVHLTLERGAAIVTRSE
- a CDS encoding response regulator transcription factor, encoding MKVLIVEDDAEAARYLARGLTEAGHACDTAGDGEDGLEMALASDYDVLIVDRMLPKRDGLSLIQTLRDKDKHVPILVLSALAQVDDRVKGLRAGGDDYLTKPYAFTELLARIEALARRKQTAEFEAVYRVGDLELDRLSHTVTREGKTIVLQPREFRLLEYLMRHAGQVVTRTMLLENVWDYHFDPQTNVIDVHISRLRGKIDKSFKSPLVHTVRGAGYVIRADAE
- a CDS encoding Do family serine endopeptidase, encoding MGLNIATGKRRTAALLAGTFLMGAAGAAVMDGAGTTPALAQNLSEQVPSAVQNNAPSFADIVDRVSPAVVSIQVKSRANPRLSNFRGFEGSPFDFFEQFEERFGRGDRDNDRRFGQRPDRRGGRQFSMGQGSGFLISADGYVVTNGHVVDDAEEVTVILNDGETHEAEVIGVDEKTDLALVKIEGKHDFPFVSFATQETRVGDWVMAVGNPFGLGGSVTAGIVSARGREIGAGPYDDFLQIDAPINRGNSGGPTFNLAGNVVGVNTAIYSPSGGSVGIGFAIPASIVEDVIADLRDDGNVTRGWLGVQIQTITPELAESIGRNSVAGALVTEPQDGSPAMTAGIEPGDAIVAVDGETVDSPRGLARTISAKEPGSTVAITVWRDGKEQKVDVVLGTLGDTETADRDRGDDRGQGNDQQETSELLGMTLVPARQTGLDSDGLAVISVEPGSAAAEAGIRSGDIILQASGEDVADQSDFESGMDMARSEGRSNVFLRIQSGQNARYVAVPVDEERG
- a CDS encoding HAMP domain-containing sensor histidine kinase, with translation MTDTTAEQAASKPRRRRAAPRAVRRARLMRTTAFKLTIVYLLVFGGLALGLIAYISNTTKDIIDRQLEAAIEGESAELVNEYRRTGLFRLMNTIERRSMRPDANLYLITDFSGNPIAGNVAELIYDPAEARVGEAFPVRYIRLVPAENAERKTHRALARLSVIGGNYRLLVGRDVEDRIEFSAIISRSIRGAMVVVAVLALLSWAFISRVVLRKVDAVGASTRRIVAGDLARRLPTDGSGDEFDRLATSVNRMLDEIERLHAGLQEVSQNIAHDLKTPLTRVRNRLDEMLRLEPEGAEREATLTATIEECDQLIRTFDALLTIARVESHAAAVELEPIDLSAVVGDMGEFYEPAAEDAGMQLVVDVAPGLAIPGEPTLLRTMIANLLDNAMKYGASETNIVELRLQRAGEDAILTVRDHGPGVAERDRARLTDRFVRMDAARSKPGAGLGLSMVKAIVGHHGGTLTLDDAAPGLAVRIALPLASADAR